The Lathyrus oleraceus cultivar Zhongwan6 chromosome 5, CAAS_Psat_ZW6_1.0, whole genome shotgun sequence genome includes the window tgttagaacaagatttggttctacatctatactttgaattttgatgataacaatgttgtatttctgtgagaataattttggtaccctaatggtttgttattgtgtagctttaataACCAGTTCTAATTCTGAATTTATGATGTGCAACGTCACCACTTTCTGAACAATGTGTTCCAAATTCGCTTATGCGCCAGCTActagaagttctgaaagatgttcaatgTTGCTAATGCAATGGTCTTTCTTCTTCTGTGGTGATTCACTCATGAGAAGCTTATAAGGAGACACtatgttgttgttgcaatgttctctcagttcatgcttatggacgtgactctgatcaccaaacttctgaagaatggcaagcaTCTGAAGTTCTGTTATGTAGTTGAAGATTCTGGagatctcaagccagacgattgaagttatcaaggttctgactgaagattctgaagactcagaagattatgaagatactgaagatctcaagtcagactattgacgttgtcaaggttctgaccaaagattctgaagtttctgaatccagctttatgtttcttcatttcatgtttcatcaactttcatcagaagtTAATGAACTTATAGTAAGATCAAATGGAAACCTGATtaaatagtacatagtacaaatcgaacatcctttccactacctgatttcgtggacaaggacaatactatacatcacacatgtcactgattATATGGGCGAAGGACATTGCGCAGTATTCACTTATATATTTTCTAATAGTTATGACTTTATTTTGTCCTAAATAAAATGTATAAGGAGATAACTAATGTCAATATTAGActaataaaatatatatttagaactaatatgaaaaaaaaatgagAATGAAAAACATATTCAAAAAATTTCTCATATACTTTTCATACATATGCATATAATTATATACTAATAAAATAAAGTTACATTTGTAACTAAAACCAAATTAAAGGTATATTACAATGATTTTAATTTCTCCTAAAAACATTGTTGGAACAAGAATGGTTAATACCATATTtcttaagttttgatgataacaaagtatttaaagaataATGTGGTATTCTAACATTTGTTCAAGTATGCGGGATTATATCATTAAGAACATATGAAGAAATGCTTGAGCAATATGAATTAGAAGATCCGACTATGGCTCTAAAGATCACTTATATGAAGACTCTTCCTCTGATGAAAATCCAAATTCTAAAGAAGTCAACTCTGAAGAAAGTCAGCCTTTGGTGACCCAAACTCTAATGCTTCAGAAGGAAAAAAGAGAACTCCGATGTGATCAGCCTCTGAAGAGTGATGTTTGAAGGAAAGTCAGCCTCTAAAGAAAAAGCTTTTCTACCAAGGCATCTCTAACAGACTCATAACTTTTTTGATCACGTGAAGACTTAAGGAAATATCTCTCTCTTGGTTGTCTGAGCTTTAATAGATCATTCCTCttgaaaaaaaagtgtttgtaAGATGTTTTTAATCAAGTACAAAGGTTAATCAACCTTTTAGTGAAAGTCTTCAACGTCTTTTTTCTCTCTTCTCTATATAAGGAGCTGCAGACTTGAAGAAGAAAACTAACACACTGCAATACACCATATCACAAGACTCTGAACATTGACATTCAAAGAGAAATTACTCTGTCAAATTTATTAGAATTAGAACATCTTAAAATTGTGTATATATTAAAAGTTATTAAGTCTTAGAGTCTTTTTAAATTATATTCTGTctacacctctgattgtatatAAAGTGTAATTGTTACCAAATCTCTTAACATTTTCTTATAGAGTcagaagtctcttacttgtgtgcttgagcatttgaagtctTGAGCTTGTGGACTTGAGCAAACGAAGTCTTTAGCTTGTGTGCTAAAGCAAGGAAGTCTTTAGCTTGTGGGCTTAAGCAAGGAAGTCTCAGACTTGTGTGATAAAGCAATGAAGTCTTGAGCTTGTGGGTTTGAGCAAGAAACTCTCAAACTTGTGTGTATGAGCAAAGAAGTCTTATACTTGTGTGTATAAGCCAATGAAGTCTCTttcttgtgtgcttgagcatttgtAATCAAATTTGATTATAGTGGAAATCCCTTGAAAGTGCAAGAGAACTGGACTACTCTCAGATTGTGAGAAGAATCAGGATAACTGCTTCTGTCTCTTATGTTTTTACTTTACCTGCCTCTGAACTATATTTCACTGCTATCATTTGCTTACTTACATCTTAGTCATATTTTGTTTCAGAATCTGATAAAGATATACAAGAGTTCAGACTCTAAATTGAAAGTTCGGACTCTGATTAAGATAAATCAGAAGAAGTAAAAgcttaaaaaattaaaaaaaaattaacacAATTTAGACCCCCTTCTTATATTTTTCTCACTTTCAAACATACTTTTCATACACATTTTAAAGATATATTATAATAACTTTAATTTCTCTAAAAAAATCATACACAAATTAATTGTACATtagcaattaaaaacaaattaaagATATATTATAATAACTTTAATTTCTCCTAAAAACACATTTTATTTTCTAAGAAGCTGTGCCTTTTGAAAATATCCATGTAGAATTACAATTTCTTGTAGTAGATTTTCTTTTTATCTATTACAATAACTTGGTGGACAAAATAAGATAATGTGTTTTGCTAGTTTTTCTTATTATATCTAAGAATAACATTACTACATTTTATTTGTGTGCAAACTTTTAAATATATCACTGTTTATACCTGAAGAGTTTGTATTTTTTGATATTCTTACTAATTCCATGAATGGCACCAATTCCAGCACTTGCTGAAATCATAAAACACACAAAACTCAAAAATTGGAGCACACACCACTTCAATGAAAATTTGTTAATCTGTTTCTGAGAAATGTGCATTTGTATTGGAAAGAAGATGACGAGTGGCCAAAATCCAAATGCTCCAAGCAAAGAAAGAAACTCATTGAAAAATGGCATTGCCATGGCCATTACTGTGATCATTACCACATATATTGTCCTCCAAGTTAACCTAAACAAGTTGATGTTGAAAGTTAAGGAACCAATTCTATTAGGGTACTCCTTAGTTATAAAAGTTGAGCGTGACCACTTCATATTAACACCCATTTCAATTATACGAAATAATGGTTGAGCTAACACCTGCATCATAATATAAATATCTCTTGTTACACCATTATCAAATCATATATCTAATATATCAATAATTTTAACTTATATTTTTCTTGTAAGTTGATACAATAAGAGGGAATCATTTACCTGAAATGCTCCCACCATGTGAATTATAATGCAAACATTCCCTAACGCAACCAACCAGAAGGGCTCGTAAAATCCGAAGCCGGTGAGGATGTTCCCTGGGGTGTGATCACCAAATGCAGCATATCCAAGTGAAGCACATGAGAGGAAAAGTACTGTCATTGTTATGATCCCAATCACATTTGCCTTTTTCATTTGCTTGCTTTCGGATGGATATGACTTTAACGTGTCCtaaataaaacatatatagaGATAGAAAAATGTCTTAAAATGTGCGATAGAGAATAACTTCTTAGCATTATTCAATAATAGTAATTTATTGTACCATTATATCATAAACAACGGTAGAATAAGTGCATGCAAGTGCAATGTTTCCCAAAGCAGTTAAAATCTTCCAAACTTTGTCTTCTCTTGATAATTCTGATCCTACTTTCACACCAAACCAGCTTGTTGGTTCTCCGTTCCCTATTTACCACCGAGTATAGTTTTTGTAATCACTAACAAACTTTTGCTGGAAATGATGTTGGAAATATTTAGGTAAAAGAAAATTAT containing:
- the LOC127084109 gene encoding amino acid permease 8 isoform X1, with translation MEGEKVVTMKQYSNEEVDDDGRIKRTGNVLTATTHVITVVVGAGVLALAWAIAQLGWIAGIAVMIMFSSISIYTYNLIADCYRYPDPVNGKRNYTYMQAVHAYLGGKMYLLCGFIQYGKLAGLTVGYTITSSISMVAIKKLICFHKNGHGAYCKFSNNPYIIGFGIVQILLSQIPNFHKLTLLSTVAAITSFGYAFIGSGLSLAVVISGNGEPTSWFGVKVGSELSREDKVWKILTALGNIALACTYSTVVYDIMDTLKSYPSESKQMKKANVIGIITMTVLFLSCASLGYAAFGDHTPGNILTGFGFYEPFWLVALGNVCIIIHMVGAFQVLAQPLFRIIEMGVNMKWSRSTFITKEYPNRIGSLTFNINLFRLTWRTIYVVMITVMAMAMPFFNEFLSLLGAFGFWPLVIFFPIQMHISQKQINKFSLKWCVLQFLSFVCFMISASAGIGAIHGISKNIKKYKLFRYKQ
- the LOC127084109 gene encoding amino acid permease 8 isoform X2 — encoded protein: MEGEKVVTMKQYSNEEVDDDGRIKRTGNVLTATTHVITVVVGAGVLALAWAIAQLGWIAGIAVMIMFSSISIYTYNLIADCYRYPDPVNGKRNYTYMQAVHAYLGGKMYLLCGFIQYGKLAGLTVGYTITSSISMVAIKKLICFHKNGHGAYCKFSNNPYIIGFGIVQILLSQIPNFHKLTLLSTVAAITSFGYAFIGSGLSLAVVISGNGEPTSWFGVKVGSELSREDKVWKILTALGNIALACTYSTVVYDIMDTLKSYPSESKQMKKANVIGIITMTVLFLSCASLGYAAFGDHTPGNILTGFGFYEPFWLVALGNVCIIIHMVGAFQVLAQPLFRIIEMGVNMKWSRSTFITKEYPNRIGSLTFNINLFRLTWRTIYVVMITVMAMAMPFFNEFLSLLGAFGFWPLVIFFPIQMHISQKQINKFSLKWCVLQFLSFVCFMISASAGIGAIHGISKNIKKYKLFRF